Proteins encoded together in one Pseudomonas sp. TCU-HL1 window:
- a CDS encoding DUF1302 domain-containing protein, with product MKRIISQASGLAIACAAPLALGFTFETENIRGSFDSTISAGMGVRTQSPGCDLINAGAGGHNPPAGCLDPTVSGIGDQGNMNYGKGDLFTNYVKGVHELVLKFPEDFTFMARGSWKRDFAATDTTGALGAETQFRQALGSDIGRDGLTDDARDELKFKARLLDLWVSKSFDVADQRVRARLGNQVINWGESLFAIGGINATNAYDFQALSSPGVQLKEAVLPAPMLSVATGLGYGVNVEAYYQFGWNKSELPPVGSYWSTYNVIGEGMEAYGYDDKDARDSGQWGLSVRWQPEDSDVNYGFYVMRYHDKLPQVSYNQATFAPTWVYPEDRMLYGISANGPIGDWAVGTELSYRPKEAVPLNPLPGLAFGPAPCSGRGGECWKDTEKYQWHLTGIYSMTNANSPDLLEFTGASTGTFLSELVLVKYPGLHDSYNGELVAAGGNTWVTDLSQFPPRAHGDKSSSGVHVDFSLTYDGTLIPGWTVTPGIYYQQSLGNGRTPSIYSTYTRDASAMNFYVNFVRNPGNWQVSLNYAKFNDGDTPYDQLLRDRDYVGLSVSHSL from the coding sequence ATGAAAAGAATAATTTCCCAAGCATCGGGCCTGGCCATTGCGTGTGCCGCACCGCTGGCCCTGGGGTTTACCTTCGAGACGGAAAATATCCGTGGCTCTTTTGACTCCACTATCTCGGCGGGCATGGGAGTGCGTACCCAGTCTCCGGGGTGTGATCTGATCAATGCTGGTGCGGGTGGCCACAATCCCCCCGCCGGCTGCCTGGACCCTACCGTTTCCGGTATCGGCGACCAGGGCAACATGAACTATGGCAAGGGTGATCTGTTCACCAACTACGTCAAGGGCGTCCACGAGTTAGTGCTGAAGTTCCCCGAGGACTTCACCTTCATGGCGCGTGGTAGCTGGAAACGTGACTTCGCCGCTACCGATACCACGGGGGCGTTGGGGGCCGAAACTCAGTTCCGGCAGGCCTTGGGCTCGGATATTGGCCGCGACGGGTTGACCGATGATGCGCGTGACGAGCTGAAGTTCAAGGCGCGCCTGCTCGATCTGTGGGTCAGCAAGAGCTTCGATGTGGCCGACCAACGGGTTCGCGCGCGCCTGGGCAACCAGGTCATCAACTGGGGCGAGAGCCTGTTCGCGATCGGTGGCATCAACGCCACGAACGCCTATGACTTCCAGGCGCTCTCGAGTCCGGGCGTCCAACTCAAGGAAGCCGTGCTGCCGGCACCTATGCTCAGCGTCGCCACGGGGCTGGGCTACGGCGTGAACGTCGAGGCGTATTACCAGTTCGGCTGGAACAAGAGCGAATTGCCTCCAGTGGGCAGCTATTGGTCGACTTACAACGTGATCGGCGAAGGCATGGAAGCCTATGGGTACGACGACAAGGATGCCCGTGACAGCGGCCAGTGGGGACTTTCGGTACGCTGGCAGCCTGAGGATAGCGACGTGAACTACGGCTTCTACGTGATGCGCTATCACGACAAGCTGCCGCAGGTGTCCTACAACCAGGCGACTTTTGCCCCCACCTGGGTCTACCCGGAAGACCGCATGCTTTACGGCATCAGCGCCAACGGGCCGATTGGCGACTGGGCGGTGGGCACCGAGCTGTCCTATCGTCCCAAGGAGGCAGTACCGCTCAACCCCTTGCCCGGGCTCGCATTCGGCCCCGCTCCTTGTTCAGGACGGGGAGGGGAATGCTGGAAGGACACCGAGAAATACCAGTGGCACCTGACCGGCATCTACAGCATGACCAACGCCAACTCCCCGGACCTGCTCGAGTTCACCGGTGCGAGCACGGGCACCTTCCTGTCCGAACTGGTGCTGGTGAAATACCCGGGGCTGCATGACAGCTACAACGGCGAACTGGTGGCTGCGGGGGGCAACACCTGGGTGACGGACCTGTCGCAGTTTCCGCCCAGGGCCCATGGCGACAAGAGCTCCTCGGGGGTTCATGTCGATTTCAGCCTGACCTATGACGGCACGCTCATCCCGGGCTGGACCGTGACGCCGGGAATCTATTACCAGCAATCCCTGGGCAATGGCCGCACACCATCGATCTATTCGACCTATACCCGCGATGCCAGCGCGATGAATTTCTATGTGAACTTCGTGCGCAACCCAGGTAATTGGCAAGTCAGCCTGAACTACGCGAAGTTCAACGATGGTGATACCCCTTACGACCAGTTGCTGCGTGATCGGGATTACGTTGGCCTTTCGGTTTCGCACTCTCTGTGA
- a CDS encoding WD40/YVTN/BNR-like repeat-containing protein, whose translation MKFVQSLVGAALAVLLPLACSHAAPLESVPAAPSSYAAQATVLGATWANGRLVAVGDHGIVLLSDDRGRSFRQARSVPLSSPLTGVSFVDAKQGWAVGHWGAILKSSDGGDSWQVQRLSSEEDRPLFAVHFFNARQGVAVGLWSLVLTTDDGGTTWTEQTLPAPEGYSRADLNLMGLFADNHGNLFATAERGQVLRSDDQGKSWRYLDTGYEGTLWSGAVLADGTLLVGGQRGTLLHGSADGQQWQRVPLESKSSITDVAVAGPQVVVVGLDGLMVRSSNGGQSFTEQHTADGVSLTAALLDSNDNPVLFSRRGVVPVQTQ comes from the coding sequence ATGAAATTCGTTCAATCACTCGTCGGGGCAGCGCTTGCCGTCCTGCTGCCGCTGGCTTGCTCGCACGCTGCGCCCCTCGAGAGCGTGCCGGCAGCCCCATCGAGTTACGCCGCCCAGGCGACCGTGCTGGGCGCTACATGGGCCAATGGACGCTTGGTCGCCGTGGGTGATCACGGCATTGTGCTGCTATCCGACGATCGCGGACGGAGTTTCCGTCAGGCCCGCTCAGTTCCGCTTTCCTCCCCCCTTACCGGGGTGAGCTTCGTCGATGCCAAGCAAGGCTGGGCTGTCGGCCATTGGGGAGCGATCTTGAAAAGCAGCGATGGCGGTGACTCCTGGCAGGTCCAGCGCCTGTCCAGTGAGGAAGATCGCCCGCTGTTCGCGGTGCATTTCTTCAATGCTAGGCAGGGCGTCGCCGTAGGCCTCTGGTCGCTGGTTCTGACCACCGATGATGGCGGTACAACCTGGACCGAGCAGACGCTGCCAGCGCCGGAGGGGTACAGCCGCGCCGACCTCAATCTGATGGGGCTTTTCGCGGACAACCACGGCAACCTGTTTGCGACTGCCGAACGTGGCCAGGTGTTGCGCTCCGACGATCAGGGGAAAAGCTGGCGCTATCTGGACACCGGCTACGAAGGCACTCTGTGGTCCGGTGCTGTGCTGGCCGATGGGACTCTTCTGGTCGGTGGCCAGCGCGGCACGCTGCTGCATGGATCTGCGGATGGGCAGCAATGGCAGCGGGTTCCCCTTGAAAGCAAGAGCTCCATCACTGATGTGGCGGTAGCTGGCCCGCAAGTGGTTGTGGTCGGTCTGGATGGGCTGATGGTGCGCAGCAGTAATGGCGGACAGAGCTTCACGGAGCAGCATACGGCCGACGGGGTTTCGCTGACGGCTGCACTGCTTGACAGCAATGACAATCCCGTCCTGTTCTCGCGCCGTGGTGTTGTCCCCGTGCAGACTCAGTGA
- a CDS encoding efflux RND transporter permease subunit produces the protein MLPRLEDWLFKQRWAVLALLAVFTLGMAWFAVQLRMEAGFEKQLPIGHEYVETFHAYRNDLIGANRLTIVVKAREGDIWTVEGLRRLYDVTQAVTFLPSVSRSSVQSLWTPNSFVNEITEEGFRADPLIPGTVTPERLDKEIIGKIASSTAQGGFIGTLVSRDQSSAMITAELNEVDASGAQLDYVAYNQILEQQIRAKFEDAGFEIQIIGFAKQIGDIADGAAAVLEFCLLALLLTAAAVYWYCHSVRFTLLALGCSLTSLVWQFGSLRLLGYGLDPLAVLVPFLVFAIGVSHGVQQINYIVREIACGKSAEQAARSSFSGLLIPGTLALVTAFVSFVTLLLIPIPMVRELAITASLGVAYKIITNLVMLPLVASMLKVDSRYAAAEELSRERRSRWLHGLARLAEWRNARLVLVVAGLVFAVAVWQSHDRVVGTLQAGAPELREDSRFNRDAVSIASNYDIGLDWLSVVFEVQPDESGAVVGACENVALGQYQDRFVWAMQGVPGVLSVASFSNGMRQFNEGYNEGNPKMSAVPIDSMNYSSLATEVARISGIMRADCSMTAVHLYLADHKATTIKQVIEAAKAFRAKFPMPGVVVRLASGNAGVLAAINEEVEKSETPMLLYVYAAIALLVFVVYRDVRAVLVCCLPLTIGTFIGYWFMKELQIGLTIATLPVMVLAVGIGVDYAFYIYNRIQLHQAHGQPIVKAVEHALLEVGVATIFTAITLAIGVATWSFSELKFQADMGKLLAFMFMINMVMAMTVLPAFAVWLERVFPRKGPVRMIGALAH, from the coding sequence GTGCTGCCACGCCTGGAGGACTGGCTATTCAAGCAGCGCTGGGCAGTATTGGCGCTGCTGGCCGTCTTCACCTTGGGCATGGCCTGGTTCGCCGTACAACTACGCATGGAGGCTGGCTTCGAAAAGCAGTTGCCGATCGGTCATGAGTACGTCGAGACCTTCCATGCCTACCGTAACGATCTGATCGGGGCGAATCGCCTGACCATAGTAGTCAAGGCGCGCGAAGGGGACATCTGGACCGTGGAGGGGCTCAGGCGTCTGTATGACGTGACTCAGGCGGTGACCTTCCTGCCCAGTGTTTCGCGCAGTAGCGTGCAGTCATTGTGGACGCCCAACTCCTTCGTCAACGAGATCACCGAGGAGGGCTTTCGCGCCGACCCGTTGATCCCCGGTACGGTGACGCCGGAGCGCCTCGACAAGGAGATCATCGGCAAGATCGCCAGCTCCACGGCTCAGGGTGGCTTCATTGGCACTCTGGTTTCACGTGACCAGAGCAGTGCGATGATCACCGCCGAGCTCAACGAGGTCGATGCTTCTGGAGCCCAGCTGGACTATGTGGCCTACAACCAGATCCTGGAGCAGCAGATTCGCGCGAAGTTCGAGGACGCCGGGTTCGAGATCCAGATCATCGGGTTCGCCAAGCAGATCGGCGACATCGCCGATGGTGCCGCCGCGGTACTGGAGTTCTGCTTGCTGGCGCTGTTGCTGACCGCTGCCGCGGTGTACTGGTACTGCCACTCCGTGCGCTTCACCCTGCTGGCCCTGGGCTGTTCCCTGACCTCGCTGGTCTGGCAGTTCGGCAGCCTGCGTCTGCTTGGCTACGGCCTCGACCCTCTTGCCGTGCTGGTGCCGTTTCTGGTGTTCGCTATCGGGGTGTCCCATGGCGTGCAGCAGATCAATTACATCGTGCGCGAAATCGCCTGCGGCAAGAGTGCCGAGCAGGCCGCGCGCTCCAGCTTCAGTGGTCTGTTGATTCCTGGCACGTTGGCGTTGGTGACGGCCTTTGTGTCTTTTGTCACGCTGTTGCTGATCCCGATTCCGATGGTGCGCGAGTTGGCCATCACCGCGTCGCTTGGCGTGGCCTACAAGATCATCACCAACCTCGTGATGCTGCCGTTGGTGGCCTCAATGCTCAAGGTTGACAGCCGCTACGCCGCCGCCGAGGAGCTTTCCCGTGAGCGTCGCAGCCGCTGGTTGCACGGCCTGGCTCGTCTCGCCGAATGGCGCAATGCCCGGTTGGTATTGGTTGTGGCCGGACTGGTGTTCGCCGTGGCTGTGTGGCAAAGCCATGATCGGGTGGTGGGTACGTTGCAGGCCGGTGCGCCGGAGCTGCGCGAGGACTCCCGCTTCAACCGCGATGCAGTGTCCATCGCCAGCAATTACGACATCGGCCTGGACTGGCTCAGCGTAGTCTTCGAGGTCCAGCCGGATGAGTCGGGCGCGGTCGTCGGTGCCTGTGAAAATGTGGCCTTGGGGCAGTACCAGGACCGCTTCGTATGGGCTATGCAAGGTGTTCCCGGGGTCTTGTCCGTCGCCTCGTTCTCCAACGGTATGCGCCAGTTCAACGAGGGCTACAACGAGGGGAATCCGAAGATGAGCGCGGTCCCCATCGACTCGATGAACTACTCCTCGCTGGCCACTGAGGTCGCTCGTATCTCAGGCATCATGCGGGCAGATTGCAGCATGACCGCCGTACACCTGTATCTGGCAGACCACAAGGCCACCACTATCAAGCAGGTGATCGAAGCGGCCAAGGCCTTCCGTGCGAAGTTCCCCATGCCAGGCGTCGTGGTACGGCTGGCCTCGGGCAATGCGGGGGTGCTCGCGGCCATCAACGAGGAGGTGGAGAAGAGCGAGACACCGATGTTGCTGTACGTTTACGCGGCCATCGCCTTGCTGGTGTTCGTGGTTTACCGCGACGTACGTGCCGTGCTGGTGTGCTGCTTGCCGCTGACCATCGGCACCTTCATCGGCTACTGGTTCATGAAGGAGCTACAGATCGGTCTAACCATCGCCACGCTTCCGGTGATGGTGCTGGCGGTGGGCATTGGCGTCGATTACGCCTTCTACATCTACAACCGCATCCAGTTGCATCAGGCCCATGGCCAACCCATCGTCAAGGCGGTGGAGCACGCGCTGCTAGAGGTCGGTGTAGCGACCATCTTCACCGCCATTACCCTGGCCATAGGCGTCGCCACCTGGTCGTTCTCCGAGCTCAAGTTCCAAGCCGACATGGGCAAGCTGCTGGCCTTCATGTTCATGATCAACATGGTCATGGCCATGACGGTGCTGCCGGCATTCGCCGTATGGCTGGAGCGGGTATTCCCGCGTAAAGGCCCGGTGCGCATGATTGGCGCGCTGGCGCACTGA
- a CDS encoding DUF1329 domain-containing protein, with protein MKDVIQRPDVGNSLAGGIRQLLVALAASAAFCSVQAAENDASRLGTTLTPLGGEVAASADGVIPAWTPPGQQDSGWSYGQVRGQHWKFKDDNPLFSIDSNNVAKYASKLSPGQLELFKKIPGYRMDVYPTRRSCGVPDFVAENTRKNVGFAKLDASGLALEEAHVPGIPFPQPTTGAEVMWNMKMHYRGVGFHMTKTISGISPRKAGGDWLNTSLDWTMFTPWGEKGSKLFSSTDGLETATYFSYFDPVSLAGQAGVLTTKAGEQTTTFYYFPGQRRVRRMPAYSYDAPQIGLDNQYTIDESNIFYGPMDRFDWKLVGKQELIVPYNSFGAYDTSAKVESFAKDDAIAPEFRRYEQHRVWVVEATVRQGMRHQAPKRVFYIDEDSWNGLMAVDYDKQGQIWKVREGFTIPVYETGSCDMEAQVQYNLVDGRYLYDMTSVGAGKDDHRWITEGGNNSRMKRDFYTSDNLRSISER; from the coding sequence ATGAAAGACGTGATTCAGCGCCCCGATGTCGGCAACTCCCTCGCAGGTGGAATCAGGCAACTGCTGGTAGCGCTGGCGGCATCGGCCGCCTTCTGTTCGGTTCAGGCTGCAGAGAACGATGCATCTCGACTGGGCACCACGCTAACGCCGTTGGGAGGGGAGGTTGCCGCCAGCGCCGATGGGGTGATTCCAGCCTGGACGCCGCCGGGTCAGCAGGATTCGGGGTGGAGCTACGGCCAGGTGCGTGGCCAGCACTGGAAGTTCAAGGATGACAACCCGCTCTTCAGCATCGACTCCAACAACGTTGCGAAATACGCGAGCAAGCTTTCGCCTGGGCAGTTGGAGTTGTTCAAGAAGATCCCAGGCTATCGCATGGACGTGTACCCGACCCGTCGCAGCTGCGGTGTGCCAGATTTCGTCGCCGAAAACACCAGGAAGAACGTCGGCTTCGCCAAGCTCGACGCAAGCGGTCTTGCCCTGGAAGAGGCCCACGTCCCCGGCATCCCCTTCCCGCAGCCCACTACGGGTGCGGAAGTGATGTGGAACATGAAGATGCACTACCGCGGCGTCGGCTTCCACATGACCAAGACCATCTCCGGTATTTCCCCGCGCAAGGCCGGAGGCGACTGGCTGAACACCTCACTGGACTGGACAATGTTCACGCCTTGGGGCGAGAAGGGCAGCAAGCTGTTTTCCTCGACCGATGGTCTGGAGACAGCGACCTACTTCTCCTATTTCGATCCGGTTTCCCTGGCCGGTCAGGCCGGCGTGCTCACCACCAAGGCGGGTGAGCAGACCACTACCTTCTATTACTTCCCAGGCCAGCGTCGGGTGCGTCGCATGCCGGCTTATTCCTATGACGCACCGCAAATCGGTCTGGACAATCAGTACACCATCGATGAGTCCAACATCTTCTACGGCCCAATGGATCGCTTCGACTGGAAGCTGGTCGGCAAGCAGGAGCTGATCGTGCCCTACAACTCCTTCGGCGCCTATGACACCTCTGCAAAGGTCGAGAGCTTCGCCAAGGACGACGCCATCGCGCCCGAGTTCCGCCGCTACGAGCAACACCGCGTCTGGGTGGTCGAGGCCACCGTACGCCAGGGTATGCGTCACCAGGCGCCGAAGCGTGTGTTCTACATCGACGAGGACAGCTGGAACGGCCTGATGGCAGTCGACTACGACAAGCAGGGGCAGATCTGGAAGGTGCGTGAGGGCTTCACCATCCCGGTGTACGAGACCGGCAGCTGCGATATGGAGGCCCAGGTTCAGTACAACCTGGTCGATGGCCGTTACCTGTATGACATGACCTCGGTTGGCGCGGGCAAGGATGACCACCGCTGGATCACCGAGGGTGGCAACAACTCGCGCATGAAGCGCGACTTCTATACCTCCGACAACCTGCGCTCCATCAGCGAGCGCTAA